The stretch of DNA GAAGTTGCCGATCGACGAAACGCCGTCGCGAATGCCGAAGGGGAGCGTCAGCACGCGCACGTCGCGCGGGTCTTCGGCGATGGTGTCGTAGATCGGAGAAATCGTCGCGGAGTACAGCGTGCGCGGCGCCGGAAACAGCTCGACGGCGAGCAGCAAGGCGACCACCGCGGTGATGGTTCGCCGCCGCTGCGGCCACCGCGTGCCGAGTGCCGCCAGGCCTCCGGCCATCAGCACGGCCAGGCCCAGGGCGGCGACGATCGCGAAACGGGTGGGCATGCGGGCCAGGCCGATCGGCGTCACATAGCGGAGCAAGGCCCAGGGCCCGGGCACGTGCGTGTTGGCGCCGGCAATGTAGACGAACGGCCCGAGCGCGAGCAGCGTGAAGCCAACCGTGATCCACACCCACCCCGCCTTGGGGCGGTACCTCGCCAGCCAGATCGCGGCGACGACCACGACGAGCGCCACCAGGCTGAACGCGGCGGTGTACTCCACGAACCGTGTCGGCGCGGTGATTTGTTCATCGCCCATCAGCGCGCGCACGACCGGATGGTTGGGGTTGGGGGTGATGAACGACAGCAGGTCGACGCCGCGCGGGCTGCTGCGCCAGAAGATCTTCGGGCTGACGAAACGCCCGTCGGCGATGCGTTCGACCGTGCCGTAAAGCACCGGCGACAGTGGGCCGACGCACGCGATGGCCGCCACCAGCACGGCCTTGATCGGCAGCGGGCCGAGATTCGGCATGCGGATGAACCGTGGCCGCCACCAGGCGGCCAGCCGCGCCGCCACCAGCACGGTGAGGATGAGCACCGGCGTATAGAGGCTGCGCATGTGGATGTCGATGCCCAGCACTTCGAAGTCGCCGCCACGGCCGACCGCCAGTCCGGCGACGAGGCCGCCAAAGCAGACGATGAGGACGTCGAGCAGCCACACCCAGGGCCGCCGCGGCGCCGGCGGGGCGGCGCGCGTCACGCGGACGACGGTGGCGGCCACGTAGAGCCCGGCGATCATCAGGCAATACACGCCGAAGTAGGCGTCACAGAGTGCGGCCCACGCCATGCACAGGCCGACCAGCGCCGCGTTGCCCACGGTGCGATTGCGCTCGGCGTTTGCCAGCGCCCAGATGAACGCCGGCAGCGGCGCCGCCGCGGCCAGGCTGAAGTGGCCGGTACTCCGCGCCACCAGCACCGGCGACCACGCGAACACCAGGCCCGCCAGGAACGCCTCGACGCGCGTGGCCGCGGTCGTGCTCCGTGCCAGGCCGTAGGTCATGAGCGCGGTCAGCACGGTCATGATCAGGTAGACCAGGTTGAACGACGCCACCACGCCGAACAGCGAGATCAGCGGCAGCGCCAGGATGTTGAGGAAGACGGTGTAGTTGTGCTGCGACAGGTCGACGCGGTCGGTCAGCGAGAGGATCTGCTCGGTGCCGAACGGGTTGTTGCCCTTGAGCGCCTCGTTGTGGAACACCCACTGGTTCCACACGTACACACCGGTATCGCCGCCGGGCTCACCCGTGAGGTGAGTCCCCAGATGGACAGGCAAAGGCCACATGAAGGCGCTGGCGACCAACACGTAACCGAGCACGACGGCGAGCTGGGAGGCGCGCTCTCGTCGCATGGCAGGTACAGTGGAGTTGTATCACAGAAGGGCGCGGGCTTCGCCCGCGTAGGGCTCGCGGCTTCGCCGCTCGTGGGGCTCACTGCGTTCGTGGGGCCCCAGGAGGCCGCAGGCCGACCCGCACGAGGCGGCGAAGCCGCCGCGCCCTACGAGCGCCCGCAGGGCGCGAGCCCCACGGGTGGGCGTACAAGCGAAGGGCGGGTGGTGACCCACCCGCCCTTCAGCGTTTCGCGTCCGGCCCGGTGCTAGAAGTTGAACCGGAAGCCGAAGCGGATGACGCGCGGGTTGAGAATCGCGGTCACTTCGTTGAACGGCGCGGTCGCCGTGTTGGTCGTGCGCACCGACGTCGGCACGCCCGAGTTCAGGATGTTGAAGACGTCCAGCATCGGCGTGACCTTGCCGAACTTGCCGAAGTTGACCGTCTTGTCGAGGCGCAGGTCGAGGATCGCGACCGCGGGATAGCGGTTGGAATCGATCGGCTGGACGCGGATGGTGCGTGCGCCTTCCACCGGCATCGTCACGCTGATGGTCCGTGCGTAGTTGAAGCCGCTCTGCACCTTCCACGAGCCCGAGAAGCCAATTTCATACGGCAGCACGTAGCGGCCGACGACCTTGTAGTTCCACAGGGTGTCGGTTTCCTTGCCGCCGTCGCCGAACATCAGGTCGGCGGGACGATACACGAACGAGCGGGCGCCGGACTGCGAGTGGATCATGCTCGACCAGGTATAGCCGAACGACGTGAGCAGCATCCACTTGTTGGCGAAGCGGCGGTTCAAGGCGAACTCCGCGGTGTGGAAGTCGGCGTCGTTCCGCGCGTCGTTGGTGTAGACGCGATCGGTGCCGGTGCCGGCGGCCAGGGCCATGGTCTGGAAGGTCTGGTCGTCGGTCGTGCCGAGGACGCGATCGACGCCCGGGTCCCTGATGGTGAACGGCACCGTGTAACCGGCGGCGCGCACGACGTCAATCTCGCCCCACACGTTGCGCATGTTCTTGTAGACCCACGAGGCACGGGCTGAGAGCCCGGTGGCGACTTCGCGTTCGAGGTTCATCGAGATCTCGTTGCTGGTCGGACGCACGAGGTCGCGATCGACACGCACGAAACCGGCACCGCCCTGCGTCGACTGGAACGCGCCCAGTTCTGCGGGCGAGTCGACGAGGCGATTGCCATTCAGGTCGCAGTTGGTCGTGACCGTGGCCGAGCACGATACAAACGCATAACGCAACTGCGCCAGACCCACCGGGTTTTCCTGGTTGGCCAGCGTGTCAGCCGAGTTCCACCGCGACTGGCCGACGAAGCCCTTGAGCACGGTACGGTTGTCGCCGGTCAGGTCGTAGGCGAAGCCGATCTTCGGCGCCAGGGTCGTGGTGTTGGCGACCGTGGTCGCCTTGACGTCGCGTGCCGTCACGAACGTCTGGTAACGGGCGTCGCTCCAGCTCGCCAGCGCGGGAATGCCGTTCGGCGCGAATTCCTGGTCGGGCCACTGGTCCTTGTAGTTCTCGACGCGCACGCCGAGGTTCAACGTCAGCCGGTCGGTGAGCTTCCAGGTGTCGTTGATCCAGCCGGCGGTGTAGACCACGTCATTGGTGCCGGTGACCGCCGAGTTGAAGATGTCGACGGCGCTCAGGTTGCCGTTGTTGTCACGGTAGTTGATGTCGAACGGCTGATCGTTGAACAGGTGCCGGCGATCGCGCTTCCAGTCGAAGCCGGTCCGGATGTCGTGGCTGCCCTTCCAGCCATCCTTGAAGTACGACAGGGTGGCGTAGACCTGCGGCTTGTAGCGCTTCTGGTCCTGGTAGCCGCTGTTGCCGCCGCGCGGCGAGATCACGCTGGTGGCGGTGTCGACCCGCGGCGCTTCCCACGGCCCGTCATACAGGCCGAAGTCGCGGACCGGGCGCAACGGGAAGAAGTTGTACCAGTTGCCATAGAGCACGTCGAGGAAGGCGCGGCTGCCGAGCACGCTGGTCCACTCCACCTTCCATGGGTAGTTCCGCGAGCTCTGGTAGTAGGCGGCCGAGAGCGGCGTTGTCAGGCTGATACCGCGCAAGTCCTGCAGCTTCTCGCGCTTGTTCAGGAAGCCGATGATCTGGTTGCTCTTGCCCACCTGAAAGGTGCCCTTGAACGTGTATTTGTTGCTCAGCTTCGACCGCTGGGTCTGGTCGCCGAGGCCGGTGATGTACTCGTACTTGTCGTTCAGGCGCCAGCTGGTGAAGAACCAGGCCTTCTGCTTCCACAGCGGGCCGCCGAGGTCGCCGTTGAGGTCGTACTGCTTCTTGGTGGCGTTGCCGCGGCAGATGGTTTCGCCGCTGCGCTCGAAGCAGAGGCCGTTGCGCGAGAACATGCCGTTATCGTCCGGCGTGTTCGCCGTCCGCAGATTGTCCGGCACGTTGTCGGTCAGCTGGCTCTCGCTGATGTAGTCGCTGTACCACGTGCCGGTGAAGCGATCGCCGCCCGACTTGACGCTGATGGCGAGCACCGCGCCGCCGGCGAAGTTGCCCGAGTCCGCGCCGGCGCCGCCGACCTGGAACTCTTCGAAGCTGCCGAAGTCGAAGTAGCCGGCGTTGGCCGCCGTGCCTTCGGTGGTGTCGATGCCTTCGACGCGCGTCTGGTTCTGCGTGTCGAACCCATACGAACGGAAGCCCGACTGGTTGCCGGTGTTCGAGCCGCCGACGTCGAACGAGGTCATCTGGATGCCGGGCGCCTGCGCCATGGCCGCCCAGACGTCGCGGGCGTTCGGGATTTCCGTCAGCAGTTCCTTGGTGAAGTTGGTGCCCATCGCCGTCGTCGAGGTGTCAACGACCGGAGAGGCGCCGGTCACCGTCACGGTTTCCTGCAGCGTCGCGACGTTCAACTGCTGGTCTACGGTCAGGGTCTGGTTGATGACGACGCGCACGTCCTTGCGGTCAACCTTCTGGAACCCGGCCAGGTCAAACTCGAGCTGATAGAGGCCGGGGTTCAACGCGAGGAAGCGGAAGCTGCCATCCGCGCCCGTGACCTGAACCTGCGGCTGAATCATCGCCGGGCTTGTTGCGGTGACCGTCACGCCGGGCAGGATTGCGCCGGTGTTGTCGGTGACCGTGCCGTTAATTCGGCCTCGAAATTCCTGTGCGAAAGTGGGAGCTGCTATCGCAAGCAGCGTCACGCACAGGCAGAACACTGTCAGCCTGTTCAGCCTCATCTTCGTTCCTCCAACGACATACAACGCGAGTTAATCGCCAACCTGAGCCCGAAGGGTCGCCGTAATCTCGGGCGCCTACAGCCTGCTCGTGACGAATTGTCACGGAAGGGCAGTATGCGGTGGGCATCGTAGCCCTGCGCCAACGCCATTGCAAGTTTCTGCAATCCGTACTTTTGGATCAAAAAAAGGAGGCCGGGATATAATTTTCGCCATGACGCGACGCTCCACTTGCCTCCGACCACTGCTCGCCCTGGTGATGACCGCCGGATTTTCCGGGGCGGCCGCCGCGCAGCAAGACGCCACGAACGTCGGCACCACGCTCATGGCCGACACGGCCGTGAAGGCTGCGGTCGAGGCGATCCGCGCGGCCGAGCCGCAGACCATCGAAGACCAGGTCCGGCTATGCGAGGTCGAGGCGCCGCCGTTCAAGGAACAGAAGCGCGCGGAAGTGTACGCGCGCATGTTCCGCGACGCCGGGCTGCAGAACGTGCGCATCGACAAGGAAGGCAACGTGCTCGGCGACCGGCCGGGCGCCCAGCCGCGGCCGCGCCTCGTGTTCAGCGCGCACCTCGACACAGTGTTCCCCGAAGGCACCGACGTCAAGGTCAAGCGCGACGGCAACATCCTGCGCGGGCCCGGCATCGGCGACGACTGCCGCGGCCTCGCTGTCGTGCTCGCCGTCGTCCGCGCAATGAACCAGGCCAAGGTGCAGACGCCCGGATCGATTACCTTCGTCGCCACGGTGGGCGAGGAGGGCCTGGGCGACCTGCGCGGCGTGAAGTACCTGTTCAACGAAGGCATGAAGGGACAGATCGATCGCTTCGTCTCGATCGACGGCACCGGCCTCGGCATCACGCACATCGCCGTGGGCAGCCTCCGCTACCGCGTGACGTTCAAGGGCCCCGGCGGCCACAGCTACGGCGCGTTCGGCCTCTCGAACCCGCTGCACGCGCTGGGACGCGCCGTGGAAACCATCTCGCAGTTCGAGGTGCCGAGCGATCCCAAGACCACGTTCAATGTCGGGCGGGTTGGCGGCGGCACGTCGGTCAATTCCATTCCGTTCGAAGCATGGTTTGAGATGGACATGCGGTCGGCGAGCCCCTCGTCGCTGCAGGCCATCGACGCCAAGTTTCATCGCGCCGTGGATGACGCGGTCAAGGCGGAAGACGCGCGTTGGAAGAAGAACGTCCTGACCGTTGACAAGGCACTGGTGGGGAACCGCCCGGCGGGACAGACGCCGGCGACCTCGCCGATCGTTCAGGCGGCGGTCTCGGTAACCCGCGCGCTCGGCTTCACGGTGAGCCTGGATGAAGGGTCAACCGACTCGAACATCCCGATGAGCCTCGGCATCCCCGCGATCACGATCGATGGCGGCGGCCGCGGTTCAGGGGCGCACGCCCTCGACGAGGCCTTCGACCCGACAAATTCATGGATGGGATCGCAGCGCGCGCTGTTGCTGGCGATTGCGCTCGCGCAGCAGTGAACGGCGTTACTTCCTAAGTGCCCTGAACTGCTCGAGCTCGGCGACGCGCTGCGACCGCATCGCGCGGTCGGCGTTGACGAGCCAGACGATCAGGGCGAGATGGGGAATACCGAGGGCCGCCAGCTCGATGGGCGTCGCTTGCGGCTGCGCGAGCAACACCGGCAGGGTGTTGGCGATGGTCGCGAGAAAAAATATCGGGATAAATAACGGGTGCCCGCCCGTGCCGGGGATCGCGCTCAACCTCATCACCGTGCGTTCCCACGAGGGAGCGTCGGTCAGCGGACGCTCGGGCTGGCCGTCTTCCTCGTAAAACACCTGCAAATACCGCCCGATCCGCTCCGCGCCGAAGTGCAAAGGCCTGATGACCTCGAAGGTCGCGAGCAGGACGAGTAGCGGAATAATGGCCGCGACGGGGTAAGGAAGCCAGACGAGCACGGCTGTCAGCAGGAGGGCCCACAGGCCCAGGCCGGCCAGGGCAAGGATGGGGCGGAGGCTCCCGCGGGCGGCAATGGTCTCCCTAAGGACGCGGTACTCGGTCGGAGCCGGTCGTTCCATTAGGGGACCAAGCTTACCCCAAGACCCATAAACCCTATTGATTCTTGGGGATAGTGTGACTACAATCCCCCCAATTGCTGATGGCGAAGCCAACCCGCTTCACAAAACTTGCAGTGTGCCTGGCGGCAGTCGTCACGGTGATGATTTCCGTACCCGCTTCGTACGCCGCGCAGGCGAAGGCGCCTACGAAGATTGCCGCGGCAAAGAAGGCGACCGCGGCGAAGACGCCAGCCCGCGCTACTGCCAAGAAGAAGGCCTACTCGCCGACCAATGCCCGCGCCCGTCGCGCGCAATTGGCCCGCGCCCGCGCCGCGGCCGCCGCCCGTGCGTTGCGCGACGTGCAGACCCCGCGCTTCCGCGTGGACGAGTTCGGCCGCGAAGTGCCCGACGTGCGGGCCGAAGCCGCCATCATCTACAACCCGACCACCGGCGAAGTGCTGTGGGAAGACCACGCGCAGGACCAGCGCTCGATGGCGAGCATCACCAAGGTCATGACGGCGCTGGTGTTCCTCGAGAGCGGCGCGCCGCTCAGCACGCCGGTCACCGTGCAGCGCAGCGACGTGTCGCGCGCGTCCACCACCTACCTTCGCAACGGCTTCAAGCTCACCGCCGACGACCTGTTGAATCTGCTGCTGGTGGGGTCCGACAACGCCGCCGCCCGGGCGCTGGCGCGCATCTCGCCGTACGGCGCCGATGGCTTCATTGCCCGGATGAACGAGAAGGCGACCGAACTCGGACTGCTCAACACGCACTACGCGGATCCGTCGGGGTTGCTCGCCGAGAACGTCTCGTCCGCCTACGACCTGGCCCGCCTGATTGCGCACGCCGCCGCCGACGAACGCGTGGGCGGCATCATGCGCAAGACGTCGTACACGACGCAGGCCGGTCGCCAGACGATTACAGCCAGGAGCACGAACCAGATTGTCCGCAGCGGCGACATCGACGTGGTCGGCGGCAAGACCGGATTCATCAGCCGTTCGGGCTACTGCCTGGCCACCCTCCTGCGCCTGCCGCAGTCGGGCCAGGAAGTGGCGTTCGTGGTGCTCGGCGCCAAGTCGAACGCCAGCCGGTTCTGGGAAACGCGCCACCTCTTCAACTGGATGAGCACCCGCACCAAGGCCCTGCTCGACGGCGACGCCCAGCACCAGCAGCAAGATCACGAATAACAGGGGTCTGACCCCGCCGCAGCTATTTCCCGCGCTGCATCACCGCCGCGTCCAGCGGCAGCGTCACAATCGGATCCGCATACGGTAACAACGCGCGCGAGGCCTTTCGCGAATCAAGCGCCTTGATGTAGCGGCCGCACGGCTGGCAGATCATCACGCGATACAGGCCATCAGGCGTGGCCATCGAGGTAATGGTCGAGCGGTCGTCGTTACCGCAGTACGGGCAAGTGATACCGCTGAAGGCCCACCGCACCAGGCACCGGCCGCACACCAGCTGCCGCTCGCCGCCTGGCGTGATCACCGCGAAGTCGGGCTCCGCCGCGCACACCGGGCACACCCGCCGGCCCCAGCCGTCGAAATTCACGCGCTGCTGCAGCACCTCCGCGACCCGCTGCAGGTACGGGCGCGCCGCCCAGACCAGCACCTCGTCGAGCATCTCCACGTCCGGCGAGGGCGTGCCGTTGAACCAGGCGCGCACCCGCTCCGGCAGGTCGGCGGCGCGGCCGACGTTGTGGAGCGCGATCACCGCGTCGGCGTCGATGGCGTCGTAGCGGCGGAGGATGTCGGCAATCTGGCGGATCAACAGCCGCACGTCGTTCCACTCGAAGAGGATCTGATCGAAGTCGAGCAGCGGCTGTCCGTTGGCCAGGCGGGCCGACAGCTCTTCGGGCGTGGCCTCGATCCACGGCGTGGTGAGCCGGCCTTGCACGCGGCGCACGGCCTCGATCAAGGCCACCTGCATCTGGGCGGCCTGCGCCAGCTCGGGCTGGCGCTCGGCCAGGGCCTTGAGCTCGGCGATGTCGCGGGGCAGGACCCGCGCGCTGCTCGGGGAGGAGCCGGACACGGGGGGATCATACAGGGATCTGGTGATCTGGTGATTTGGGGATTTGGGGATTTGGTGAACTGGGGATTCCTGTGCTCTGAAATACACTTGGAGAAGATGGCGAAGAAAGCCGCGAAGCCGAAAGCGGTGGCGAGTCCTCCCCGTCGCCTGCGCATTTTGATGATCGCCTCGGAGGCGCAGCCTTTCTCGAAGACCGGCGGGCTGGCGGATGTGGCGGGGGCGCTGCCCAAGGCGCTTGGCCGCCTCGGCCACGACGTGACGTTGGTGACGCCTCGCTACCGCGGCGCCCCGGACGGCCCGGTGGCCGGCACCGTGTCGGTGGAGGTCGCCGCCCACCGGTTCCGCGCGCGACTCCTCGAACAGCCGATCGGCCCCGGTGCGCGCGCGCTGCTGCTCGATTGCCCCGATCTCTACGATCGCGCCGGCATCTACTACGAAGGCGGCGTGGACTATCCGGACAACGCGATCCGCTACGCGTTCCTCTCCGCCGCGGCCATCGACTTCGCGGCGCAACAGGCGGAGCCCTTCGATGTCATCCACACGCACGACTGGCAGGGCGGCCTGGCGCCAATCCACGCCCGCACTCTAGGCACCTTAGGCACCCCAGGCACCGTCCTGACTATTCACAACCTGGCCTACCAGGGGACCTTCGAGAAGACGTGGGTCCCTCGATTGGGTCTGCGCTGGGAAGACTTCACCATCGACGGCTTCGAGTTCTTCGATCGTCTCAGCTTCTTGAAGGCCGGGATCAACTTCGCGGACGCGATCACCACCGTGAGTCCCACCTACGCCGAGGAGATTCAACGGCCCGAGTCGGGCGACGGTCTCGATGGCGTGATCCGCGCGCGGGTCGATCGGCTCACCGGCATCCTCAACGGCATCGACACCGACGAGTGGAACCCGGCGGCCGACGCGCACCTGCCGGAGCCCTTCGACGCCGACCGGCTGTACGCCAAGGCGGCATCCAAGCGCGCCCTGCTGACGCGCTTCGGGTTCGCCGTCACCGACGACACCATGTCGCGGCCCATCGTCGGGATGGTGTCGCGGATGGTCGATCAGAAAGGCCTCGATCTCATCGCCGCCGTGGCCGGGCAACTGGCCGCGCTCGACGCGACGTTCATCATTGTCGGCACCGGTGAGCCGCGCTACCAGGACATGTGGCGGTTGCTGTCGCAGTGGCGCCCGGATCGCGTTGGCGCGTTTGTGGGCTTCGACGAGCAGCGCGCGCATTTGGTCGAAGCCGGCGCCGACATGTTCCTGATGCCTTCCCGCTTCGAGCCCTGCGGGCTGAACCAGATGTACAGCCTTCGCTATGGCACCGTCCCCATTGTCCGGGCCGTTGGCGGGCTGGTCGACACCGTGTGCCCGTACAACCCGAGAAACGGGCAGGGCACGGGGTTCCTGTTCTCGGATTATGAGCCGGACGTGATGCTGCGCACGCTGGAAGCCGCGCTCGCGACGTTCCCCAACAAAAAGATCTGGACCCGGCTGCAAAAGAACGGGATGCGCGCGGACTTCTCGTGGGACCGCTCGGCAGCCGAGTATGTCAAAATATACACACGACTGCGGCCCGCGCGTACCAAGCGCCGGACACCGGCATCCAAAGGATAGAGGGACTCTTAATGGCATCCGAGAATGTGAAGACGCTGACCGACGCCGACTTTGGTGAGTCAGTGAAAAAGGGCGTGGTGCTGGTGGATTTCTGGGCAGCCTGGTGCGCGCCGTGCCGGCGCCTGGCGCCAACGGTGGATCAGCTGGCCGTGGAATACAACGGCCGCATCACGGTGGCCAAGGTCGATATCGACGAGAACCCGATGACGCCGAGCAAGTTCATGGTGCGCGGCATTCCGACGCTGCTCCTGTTCAAGGACGGCGACCTCAAGGAAACGATTGTCGGACTGGCGGCCAAGGACGACCTGGCCAAAATGATTGACAAGCATCTGTGAGCGAACGACAGGTCATCATCATCGGGTCCGGTCCCGCCGGCCTCACCGCGGCGCTCTATGCCGCGCGCGCCAACCTGAAGCCGCTCGTGATCGAGGGCATCGAGGCCGGTGGTCAGCTGATGCTGACCACCATGGTCGAGAACTGGCCGGGCTACCGTGACGGCATCATGGGGCCCGACCTGATGGCGGAGTTGCGCGCGCAGGCCGAGCGCTTCGGCGCCGACATCATTCAGGGCGACGTGTCGTCGGTGGATCTCGCCAAGCGGCCGTTCACCGTGTCGCTCGGCAAGACCCAGTACACCGCGCAGACGCTGATCGTCGCCACCGGCGCTTCCGCCAAATGGCTCGACCTCGGCGTTGACAAGAAGCTCTCGGGCCGCGGTGTGTCCACGTGCGCGACCTGCGACGGCTTCTTCTTCAAGGGCCGTCCCGTCGCCGTGATCGGCGGCGGCGACACCGCGATGGAAGAGGCGATCTACCTCGCCAAGCTCGCCACCTCGGTCACCGTGATCCACCGCCGCGACAGCCTGCGCGCCTCCAAGGCGATGCAGGACAAGGCGATGTCGATGCCGAACATCTCGTTCATCTGGAACACCGAGGTGGTGGACATCAAGGACGTGGAGAAGGGCGAGGTCACCTCGCTGGTGCTCAAGAACACCCAGACCGGCGCCACCAGCGAGCTGGCGGTGGACGGCGTGTTCATCGGGATTGGCCACGTGCCGAACACCGCGCTGTTCACGGGCCAGCTGGCGCTGCACGACAACGGCTACCTGAAGACCCACGACGGATCGCGCACCAGCGTCCACGGCGTGTTCGCCGCGGGAGACGTCCAGGATCACGTCTATCGCCAGGCGGTCACGGCGGCCGGCTCCGGCTGCATGGCCGCGATCGATGCCGAGCGCTTCCTCTCAGGAACCCTTCACGAAGCGACCGATCTGGTTCACAAGTCGTAGCACGGCGGAGATGACCAGACCGCTCACTGAGGTCGTGCCTCCGGCAGGAGACACTTCGTTGCACGACCGAGGCTCTGAAGGCGCAGACTGCACCTTGTACACGGTGGCCGGGTCATTTGCCCTTCCCGTGGACAGAGGAGGGATGAGATGCGTCTTGCAATGCGCTCAATCCAGGCGGTCGTGGCGATCACTTTTCTGCTGGTGGCGGTCGCGGCCGATGCTCAGACGTTTCGCGGCGGTATTTCGGGACGCGTGGTGGACGAGAGCGGCGGTGTCCTTCCCGGCGTGACCGTGACCGCGACCAACGTCGCCACCGGCCTCAGCCGCACCACCGTCAGCTCGAGTTCCGGTGTGTTCACGTTGCCGGACCTCCCCCTCGGTAGCTACACGGTGGAGGCCGCGATCGAAGGCTTCCAGCCGCAGCGCGCCACCGTGGCGGTCTCGGTCTCGAAAATCTCGACGGCTGATTTCAAGCTGGGCATCTCCACCTTGACCGAAGTGGTCAACGTTTCGGCCGCGGCCGTCACTCTCGACCTGCAATCCACCGCCCTGGCCAACGTCGTG from Vicinamibacterales bacterium encodes:
- a CDS encoding DUF2079 domain-containing protein, whose translation is MRRERASQLAVVLGYVLVASAFMWPLPVHLGTHLTGEPGGDTGVYVWNQWVFHNEALKGNNPFGTEQILSLTDRVDLSQHNYTVFLNILALPLISLFGVVASFNLVYLIMTVLTALMTYGLARSTTAATRVEAFLAGLVFAWSPVLVARSTGHFSLAAAAPLPAFIWALANAERNRTVGNAALVGLCMAWAALCDAYFGVYCLMIAGLYVAATVVRVTRAAPPAPRRPWVWLLDVLIVCFGGLVAGLAVGRGGDFEVLGIDIHMRSLYTPVLILTVLVAARLAAWWRPRFIRMPNLGPLPIKAVLVAAIACVGPLSPVLYGTVERIADGRFVSPKIFWRSSPRGVDLLSFITPNPNHPVVRALMGDEQITAPTRFVEYTAAFSLVALVVVVAAIWLARYRPKAGWVWITVGFTLLALGPFVYIAGANTHVPGPWALLRYVTPIGLARMPTRFAIVAALGLAVLMAGGLAALGTRWPQRRRTITAVVALLLAVELFPAPRTLYSATISPIYDTIAEDPRDVRVLTLPFGIRDGVSSIGNFRPRSQFNQTRHEKRLIGGYLSRISPRRVERLSADHPTLAILMKMSQPTPLTTEDLSTLFARGTRFVSGTRLGYVVIDRRFVSEKSADAVIDAWDLEEVQRDQHLTLYRPAASGR
- a CDS encoding carboxypeptidase regulatory-like domain-containing protein, translating into MRLNRLTVFCLCVTLLAIAAPTFAQEFRGRINGTVTDNTGAILPGVTVTATSPAMIQPQVQVTGADGSFRFLALNPGLYQLEFDLAGFQKVDRKDVRVVINQTLTVDQQLNVATLQETVTVTGASPVVDTSTTAMGTNFTKELLTEIPNARDVWAAMAQAPGIQMTSFDVGGSNTGNQSGFRSYGFDTQNQTRVEGIDTTEGTAANAGYFDFGSFEEFQVGGAGADSGNFAGGAVLAISVKSGGDRFTGTWYSDYISESQLTDNVPDNLRTANTPDDNGMFSRNGLCFERSGETICRGNATKKQYDLNGDLGGPLWKQKAWFFTSWRLNDKYEYITGLGDQTQRSKLSNKYTFKGTFQVGKSNQIIGFLNKREKLQDLRGISLTTPLSAAYYQSSRNYPWKVEWTSVLGSRAFLDVLYGNWYNFFPLRPVRDFGLYDGPWEAPRVDTATSVISPRGGNSGYQDQKRYKPQVYATLSYFKDGWKGSHDIRTGFDWKRDRRHLFNDQPFDINYRDNNGNLSAVDIFNSAVTGTNDVVYTAGWINDTWKLTDRLTLNLGVRVENYKDQWPDQEFAPNGIPALASWSDARYQTFVTARDVKATTVANTTTLAPKIGFAYDLTGDNRTVLKGFVGQSRWNSADTLANQENPVGLAQLRYAFVSCSATVTTNCDLNGNRLVDSPAELGAFQSTQGGAGFVRVDRDLVRPTSNEISMNLEREVATGLSARASWVYKNMRNVWGEIDVVRAAGYTVPFTIRDPGVDRVLGTTDDQTFQTMALAAGTGTDRVYTNDARNDADFHTAEFALNRRFANKWMLLTSFGYTWSSMIHSQSGARSFVYRPADLMFGDGGKETDTLWNYKVVGRYVLPYEIGFSGSWKVQSGFNYARTISVTMPVEGARTIRVQPIDSNRYPAVAILDLRLDKTVNFGKFGKVTPMLDVFNILNSGVPTSVRTTNTATAPFNEVTAILNPRVIRFGFRFNF
- a CDS encoding M20/M25/M40 family metallo-hydrolase, which produces MTRRSTCLRPLLALVMTAGFSGAAAAQQDATNVGTTLMADTAVKAAVEAIRAAEPQTIEDQVRLCEVEAPPFKEQKRAEVYARMFRDAGLQNVRIDKEGNVLGDRPGAQPRPRLVFSAHLDTVFPEGTDVKVKRDGNILRGPGIGDDCRGLAVVLAVVRAMNQAKVQTPGSITFVATVGEEGLGDLRGVKYLFNEGMKGQIDRFVSIDGTGLGITHIAVGSLRYRVTFKGPGGHSYGAFGLSNPLHALGRAVETISQFEVPSDPKTTFNVGRVGGGTSVNSIPFEAWFEMDMRSASPSSLQAIDAKFHRAVDDAVKAEDARWKKNVLTVDKALVGNRPAGQTPATSPIVQAAVSVTRALGFTVSLDEGSTDSNIPMSLGIPAITIDGGGRGSGAHALDEAFDPTNSWMGSQRALLLAIALAQQ
- a CDS encoding serine hydrolase, with translation MAKPTRFTKLAVCLAAVVTVMISVPASYAAQAKAPTKIAAAKKATAAKTPARATAKKKAYSPTNARARRAQLARARAAAAARALRDVQTPRFRVDEFGREVPDVRAEAAIIYNPTTGEVLWEDHAQDQRSMASITKVMTALVFLESGAPLSTPVTVQRSDVSRASTTYLRNGFKLTADDLLNLLLVGSDNAAARALARISPYGADGFIARMNEKATELGLLNTHYADPSGLLAENVSSAYDLARLIAHAAADERVGGIMRKTSYTTQAGRQTITARSTNQIVRSGDIDVVGGKTGFISRSGYCLATLLRLPQSGQEVAFVVLGAKSNASRFWETRHLFNWMSTRTKALLDGDAQHQQQDHE
- a CDS encoding formate dehydrogenase accessory protein FdhE; amino-acid sequence: MSGSSPSSARVLPRDIAELKALAERQPELAQAAQMQVALIEAVRRVQGRLTTPWIEATPEELSARLANGQPLLDFDQILFEWNDVRLLIRQIADILRRYDAIDADAVIALHNVGRAADLPERVRAWFNGTPSPDVEMLDEVLVWAARPYLQRVAEVLQQRVNFDGWGRRVCPVCAAEPDFAVITPGGERQLVCGRCLVRWAFSGITCPYCGNDDRSTITSMATPDGLYRVMICQPCGRYIKALDSRKASRALLPYADPIVTLPLDAAVMQRGK
- the glgA gene encoding glycogen synthase GlgA; the protein is MAKKAAKPKAVASPPRRLRILMIASEAQPFSKTGGLADVAGALPKALGRLGHDVTLVTPRYRGAPDGPVAGTVSVEVAAHRFRARLLEQPIGPGARALLLDCPDLYDRAGIYYEGGVDYPDNAIRYAFLSAAAIDFAAQQAEPFDVIHTHDWQGGLAPIHARTLGTLGTPGTVLTIHNLAYQGTFEKTWVPRLGLRWEDFTIDGFEFFDRLSFLKAGINFADAITTVSPTYAEEIQRPESGDGLDGVIRARVDRLTGILNGIDTDEWNPAADAHLPEPFDADRLYAKAASKRALLTRFGFAVTDDTMSRPIVGMVSRMVDQKGLDLIAAVAGQLAALDATFIIVGTGEPRYQDMWRLLSQWRPDRVGAFVGFDEQRAHLVEAGADMFLMPSRFEPCGLNQMYSLRYGTVPIVRAVGGLVDTVCPYNPRNGQGTGFLFSDYEPDVMLRTLEAALATFPNKKIWTRLQKNGMRADFSWDRSAAEYVKIYTRLRPARTKRRTPASKG
- the trxA gene encoding thioredoxin; protein product: MASENVKTLTDADFGESVKKGVVLVDFWAAWCAPCRRLAPTVDQLAVEYNGRITVAKVDIDENPMTPSKFMVRGIPTLLLFKDGDLKETIVGLAAKDDLAKMIDKHL